The genomic DNA CGCGCCACGAGCCACCCGGCCTTGGCGGAGGACGACGCCGCCGCCCTGGCCGCCGCACTCGGCTCCAGTGACGATTTCACCGTCTTTGTAGATGGAACCTCCGTGCGCTTGCCGGCCGACGGCGCGGCGGCGGTCCTCGACGTACTGCGCCGCCTTGCCGCGGGCGATTCGGTCACCGTGACCACCGCCGAAGCGTGGCTGAACACGTCCCAAGCGGCGCGCATGGCCGGGGTCTCCAACACGTACATGCGGAATCTGACCGATTCCGGGGCCATCGGCGTGCACTACCGGGGCACGCACCGGCGGATCCGTCCGGAGGACGTCCAGGCGTGGGTTGACGCCCGCGCCGCCGCCGCACACGATGCCGAAGAAGCGGACGGCTAACCTCCTCCTCCGCACGGCAGTCACACAGCAGGGCGATCTGAGCCGTCTTGTTGCATCGTTACGCGCCATCTCCGCGGCCGCCATCGCGGCTCCAACGCGCACGCCCGCCCGTCATTCCGGGCTCAATGCCGCCACACCCAGCCCCGGAGAACTGACACCGAATTCACAGCGGAGCTAAAGTTAGGCTAACCTTCAAACGTCTGATCAGATTTGCGTAATTATTTATGACCTAATGCCGGGCCAACGTGTGTCCCGGCAGTGTCCGACCGAGTCCGCGCCTGATAGCGCGTGCTCAACCAGCAGGAGTCACTTTGAATAAGATCCGTCCACTCGGCACCCTCGCGCTGCTTGCGGCCTCCGGCCTCGTCCTGTCC from Zhihengliuella flava includes the following:
- a CDS encoding helix-turn-helix domain-containing protein; this encodes MKREPGATALTRATSHPALAEDDAAALAAALGSSDDFTVFVDGTSVRLPADGAAAVLDVLRRLAAGDSVTVTTAEAWLNTSQAARMAGVSNTYMRNLTDSGAIGVHYRGTHRRIRPEDVQAWVDARAAAAHDAEEADG